A DNA window from Pseudomonas tohonis contains the following coding sequences:
- a CDS encoding helix-turn-helix transcriptional regulator, producing the protein MSTPTTDALPFPILRTKLFPPDSGGRPRLARQALIDRLFEARGQRVLVLSAPAGFGKSTVLSLFREALQRAGARVAWLSCDDSDSEPQRLLQYLVAAVEAVTPGFGSNTAGLLRGEVNWPVEAIIDAFVSDLQRLDGELYVMLDDFHRIRHASLEQGARHLVERLPSNVHLISATRFTPRSLFVEGDAFMLQAEDLRLSLEEAEAYFREVRELELSRSELKQLHARTEGWITALHLASLALARHPDRAAFLASLSGTERNIADYLAEDVVNSLPLALQQFLDQTSVLDEFCADLCNALTGRRDGLDMLMRLQREQLFVIPLDEQGEWFRYHHLFAEFLQGRLQRHTDSATLLHAAARWCESHDLPDRAIKYALRGRDYGFAAELLERQGARLIAGNRVYGILSMLKEVPAEVIREHPVFQIFYAWQLAFEQKFAESEALIEEVSTRLLQGRGKVIHFGLGELLAASQVLKALVLLYQDKLESCLKVARQWLAMVPDNQPVFRASLSCVQAAAYALLGEFGDAAKSIATARDCLRIVDSEYLHVMTSLIEALICKESGELERGRSIAEIARGRVERVFGRRSRVGGPLVLAYADLLYEQDRHAAVLAELPLATTWRDVATPVELISRGQLVMARARFFAGESEQALNQLDDWLAGLQGPGYERVFAHGMGCKVQFLLWLRRPNEAERVCLQLERHLAALPLARYADAHTALALSVARLALAERRPEKAQSALETCLARQGAEHQRDRRLRLSLLLSVAYWRKGNSDKAFALFLPTLEEAWNRGYRRLFQDDALWLLPLWEAWRAAEPKKAGAWQGIAETLREQCRRLAVDPETFDENQDVSHREREILRFVAAGLSNRDIAQAVHLSEATIKWHLHNLFAKLGVRSRTQAVLKGKSLGLLSEA; encoded by the coding sequence ATGAGCACTCCCACAACCGATGCGCTGCCGTTCCCGATACTGCGCACCAAGCTGTTCCCGCCGGATTCCGGTGGCCGCCCGCGCCTGGCGCGACAAGCCCTGATCGATCGCCTGTTCGAGGCACGCGGCCAGCGCGTGCTGGTGCTCAGTGCGCCCGCCGGCTTCGGCAAGAGCACGGTGCTCAGCCTGTTCCGCGAAGCCCTGCAACGCGCCGGGGCGCGGGTCGCCTGGCTGTCCTGCGACGATTCCGATAGCGAGCCCCAGCGCCTGCTGCAGTACCTGGTGGCCGCGGTCGAGGCGGTGACCCCGGGCTTCGGCAGCAACACCGCCGGGCTCCTGCGCGGCGAGGTGAACTGGCCGGTGGAGGCGATCATCGATGCCTTCGTCAGCGACCTGCAGCGTCTCGATGGCGAACTCTACGTGATGCTCGACGACTTCCATCGCATCCGCCACGCCAGCCTGGAGCAGGGCGCCCGCCACCTGGTGGAGCGCCTGCCGAGCAACGTCCACCTGATCAGCGCGACCCGCTTCACCCCGCGCAGCCTGTTCGTCGAGGGCGACGCCTTCATGCTCCAGGCCGAGGACCTGCGCCTGTCCCTGGAGGAGGCCGAGGCCTATTTCCGCGAAGTGCGCGAGCTGGAACTGAGCCGCAGCGAGCTCAAGCAACTGCATGCGCGCACCGAGGGCTGGATCACCGCGCTGCACCTGGCCAGCCTGGCGCTGGCGCGGCACCCGGATCGCGCGGCCTTCCTCGCCAGCCTCTCGGGGACCGAGCGCAACATCGCCGACTACCTGGCCGAGGACGTGGTCAACAGCCTGCCCCTGGCCTTGCAGCAGTTCCTCGACCAGACCTCGGTGCTGGACGAGTTCTGCGCCGACCTGTGCAACGCCCTGACCGGCCGCCGCGATGGCCTGGACATGCTGATGCGCCTGCAGCGCGAGCAGTTGTTCGTCATTCCGCTGGACGAGCAGGGTGAATGGTTCCGCTATCACCACCTGTTCGCCGAATTCCTCCAGGGCCGCCTGCAGCGCCACACCGACAGTGCCACGCTGCTGCACGCCGCGGCCCGCTGGTGCGAGAGCCACGACCTGCCGGACCGTGCCATCAAGTACGCCCTGCGTGGCCGCGACTACGGCTTCGCCGCCGAGTTGCTGGAGCGCCAGGGCGCGCGGCTGATCGCCGGCAACCGCGTCTACGGCATCCTGTCCATGCTCAAGGAAGTGCCCGCCGAGGTGATCCGCGAGCATCCCGTGTTCCAGATCTTCTACGCCTGGCAACTGGCCTTCGAGCAGAAGTTCGCCGAGTCCGAGGCGCTGATCGAAGAGGTCAGCACCCGCCTGTTGCAGGGGCGCGGCAAGGTCATCCACTTCGGCCTCGGCGAACTGCTGGCGGCCTCCCAGGTACTCAAGGCGCTGGTGCTGCTGTACCAGGACAAGCTGGAAAGCTGCCTCAAGGTCGCCCGCCAGTGGCTGGCCATGGTGCCGGACAACCAGCCGGTGTTCCGCGCCAGCCTGTCCTGCGTGCAGGCGGCGGCCTATGCGTTGCTTGGCGAGTTCGGCGATGCCGCGAAATCCATCGCCACCGCGCGCGATTGCCTGCGCATCGTCGACAGTGAATACCTGCATGTGATGACCAGCCTGATCGAGGCGCTGATCTGCAAGGAGAGCGGTGAACTGGAGCGCGGGCGCTCGATCGCCGAGATCGCCCGGGGCCGGGTCGAGCGGGTGTTCGGCCGTCGCAGCCGCGTCGGCGGGCCGCTGGTGCTGGCCTACGCCGACCTGCTCTACGAACAGGACCGCCATGCCGCGGTGCTCGCCGAGCTGCCCCTGGCCACCACCTGGCGTGACGTGGCGACGCCGGTCGAACTGATCAGCCGGGGCCAGCTGGTGATGGCCCGCGCGCGTTTCTTCGCCGGTGAATCCGAGCAGGCCCTCAATCAGCTGGACGACTGGCTGGCCGGGCTCCAGGGCCCCGGTTACGAGCGTGTCTTCGCTCATGGCATGGGCTGCAAGGTGCAGTTCCTGCTGTGGCTGCGCCGGCCCAACGAGGCCGAGCGCGTATGCCTGCAACTGGAGCGCCACCTGGCGGCGTTGCCGCTGGCCCGCTACGCCGATGCGCACACGGCGCTGGCGCTGTCCGTCGCCCGCCTGGCTTTGGCCGAGCGGCGTCCGGAGAAGGCACAGAGCGCGCTGGAGACCTGCCTCGCCCGCCAGGGGGCCGAGCACCAGCGCGACCGGCGCCTGCGCCTGTCCCTGTTACTTTCCGTGGCCTACTGGCGCAAAGGTAACAGCGACAAGGCCTTCGCTCTGTTCCTGCCCACCCTCGAGGAGGCCTGGAATCGCGGCTACCGGCGCCTGTTCCAGGACGACGCCCTCTGGCTGCTGCCGCTCTGGGAGGCCTGGCGCGCCGCCGAGCCCAAGAAGGCCGGGGCCTGGCAGGGCATCGCCGAGACCTTGCGCGAGCAATGCCGGCGCCTGGCGGTGGACCCGGAGACCTTCGACGAGAACCAGGATGTGAGCCACCGCGAGCGGGAAATCCTGCGCTTCGTCGCGGCGGGCCTGTCCAATCGGGACATCGCCCAGGCGGTGCACCTGTCGGAAGCGACCATCAAATGGCACCTGCACAACCTGTTCGCCAAGCTGGGCGTGCGCAGCCGTACCCAGGCGGTGCTCAAGGGCAAGAGCCTGGGCCTGCTCAGCGAGGCCTGA
- a CDS encoding DUF6160 family protein has protein sequence MKSFKQLALAAAVLAAPFMAQADLKAMDDSALSSVTGQDGISISGNFNGTIGSVVYNDKEGSTTGSLRLETIAFSGFNISDSAPILVDVIDGGSGAGASDKLQITLPTITGELSVGAIRMGDASAASIGSLAVSDLNLAGTTIKVWGH, from the coding sequence ATGAAAAGCTTCAAACAACTGGCTCTCGCCGCTGCTGTGCTCGCTGCTCCGTTCATGGCCCAGGCCGACCTGAAAGCCATGGACGACTCCGCTCTCTCCAGCGTTACCGGTCAGGATGGCATCAGCATCTCCGGTAACTTCAACGGCACCATCGGCAGCGTGGTCTACAACGACAAGGAAGGCAGCACCACCGGTAGCCTGCGCCTTGAGACCATCGCCTTCTCCGGCTTCAACATCTCCGACAGCGCGCCGATCCTGGTCGACGTGATCGACGGCGGCTCCGGCGCCGGCGCCAGCGACAAGCTGCAGATCACCCTGCCGACCATCACCGGCGAGCTGAGCGTGGGCGCCATCCGCATGGGCGACGCCTCCGCCGCCAGCATCGGTTCCCTGGCCGTCAGCGATCTGAACCTGGCCGGTACCACCATCAAGGTATGGGGCCACTGA
- a CDS encoding C39 family peptidase has product MIEILVGSLLGLFGFTQAVDTKPQPKGSVNITQAMVPNGPYRETVNPEPMSQLQFRNVIRQAYDYSCGSAALTGLLDYYLGRNLEERQVMEGLLRYGEADKIVERRGFSLLDMKRFVAALGYKSGGFRAEFEDLDQLEHPALVPIHYGGFKHFVVVRDVYNDHVFIADPALGNISFTRTRFEEVWDGNVLFVIYPTGNEPPNAMALTERDLRLVDDRTVSLLAFQQFPQITKFTENQIDQLGSGGDIQYIRRK; this is encoded by the coding sequence ATGATCGAGATCCTGGTCGGCAGTCTGCTGGGGTTGTTCGGGTTCACCCAGGCCGTGGATACCAAGCCACAGCCCAAGGGCTCCGTGAACATCACCCAGGCCATGGTGCCCAACGGTCCCTACCGGGAGACCGTCAATCCGGAGCCCATGAGCCAGTTGCAGTTCCGCAACGTCATCCGCCAGGCCTACGACTACAGCTGCGGTTCCGCCGCGTTGACCGGCTTGCTGGACTACTACCTGGGTCGCAACCTCGAGGAGCGCCAGGTGATGGAAGGGCTGTTGCGTTATGGCGAGGCCGACAAGATCGTCGAGCGACGCGGTTTCTCGCTGTTGGACATGAAGCGCTTCGTGGCCGCGCTGGGCTACAAGAGCGGGGGCTTCCGGGCCGAGTTCGAGGACCTCGACCAACTGGAGCATCCTGCGCTAGTGCCCATTCACTACGGTGGCTTCAAGCACTTCGTGGTGGTGCGCGATGTGTACAACGATCACGTGTTCATCGCTGATCCCGCCCTGGGAAACATCAGCTTCACCCGCACCCGGTTCGAGGAGGTGTGGGATGGGAACGTGCTGTTCGTGATCTACCCGACTGGAAACGAGCCACCCAACGCCATGGCCCTGACCGAGCGTGACCTGCGCCTGGTGGACGATCGCACCGTCAGCCTGCTGGCGTTCCAGCAGTTCCCGCAGATCACCAAGTTCACCGAGAACCAGATCGACCAACTGGGCTCGGGAGGCGACATCCAGTACATAAGACGCAAATAG